The Thermoanaerobaculia bacterium genome has a window encoding:
- a CDS encoding plasmid pRiA4b ORF-3 family protein, with the protein MNIPCYLLKISMMGISPEIWRRFVVPANIALDRLHDVIQIVMGWTDTHLYVFMHGDEKYTEDPEDPMDDNDAAEYSLKEVLKKKGDSFVYMYDFGDGWEHLITVESSDYEPEKFIRPFVCLDGARSCPPEDVGGPYRYDEFLSAYRDPSHPDHAWYREYLGDDFDSELFNVDEVNRELAKYLRWLRSSV; encoded by the coding sequence ATGAATATTCCCTGCTATCTTCTGAAAATCTCAATGATGGGAATTTCTCCTGAAATCTGGAGAAGGTTTGTTGTTCCGGCCAATATTGCCCTGGACCGTCTCCACGATGTCATTCAGATTGTCATGGGGTGGACGGATACTCATCTCTATGTGTTTATGCATGGAGATGAAAAATATACGGAAGATCCGGAGGATCCCATGGATGATAATGATGCAGCCGAGTATTCATTGAAGGAGGTGCTTAAAAAGAAAGGGGATTCCTTTGTGTACATGTACGATTTTGGAGATGGGTGGGAGCATCTCATTACGGTCGAATCCTCCGATTATGAACCGGAAAAGTTTATACGACCCTTCGTCTGCCTTGATGGTGCAAGGTCCTGTCCGCCGGAGGATGTGGGGGGGCCTTATCGTTATGATGAATTTTTATCGGCCTACAGGGATCCTTCTCATCCGGATCATGCGTGGTACAGGGAGTACCTGGGGGATGATTTTGATAGCGAATTATTCAACGTGGATGAAGTGAACAGGGAACTGGCGAAGTATCTTCGTTGGTTAAGGAGTAGTGTCTGA
- a CDS encoding virulence protein RhuM/Fic/DOC family protein yields MHPIEHKERQKMKQKKTEIAFYKSDDGSVNMDVQLDKETVWLTQAQMCELLGRDQSVISRHVRNVFKEKELIQESNMQKMHIAGSDKPVTFYSLDVVISTGYRVKSQRGTEFRIWATNVLKQHIVEGYSENKRRLKQLNQTLRLAADISKRKALSTDEISALLQTVSEYSYALELLDDYDHQRVSVRKVSRRKAKSITYEEVIQLIDQMKSKYHASSLFGKEKDASLKSSLSAIMQSYGGKDLYPSIEEKAANLLYFLVKNHSFVDGNKRIAAAVFLRFAEKNNLIHDKTGNRRIADNALVAMTLMIAESRPKEKEVITVMLTNLIAGK; encoded by the coding sequence ATGCACCCCATAGAACATAAAGAAAGACAGAAAATGAAACAGAAAAAAACAGAAATTGCCTTCTATAAAAGTGATGATGGATCCGTAAACATGGATGTCCAATTGGATAAGGAAACAGTATGGCTGACTCAAGCGCAGATGTGTGAGTTATTGGGGAGAGATCAGTCTGTTATTTCCAGACATGTCCGTAACGTGTTTAAAGAAAAGGAATTAATACAGGAAAGCAATATGCAAAAAATGCATATTGCAGGGTCAGATAAGCCCGTAACTTTTTATAGCCTGGACGTTGTTATTTCAACGGGATATCGAGTGAAATCCCAACGTGGAACCGAGTTCCGGATCTGGGCAACTAACGTCCTGAAACAGCACATTGTCGAGGGGTATAGTGAAAACAAGAGGCGATTAAAGCAACTGAATCAGACCTTAAGGCTTGCCGCGGATATTTCAAAAAGAAAAGCACTTTCTACTGATGAAATATCGGCACTTCTCCAGACTGTATCTGAGTATTCCTATGCACTTGAATTACTCGATGATTATGATCATCAGCGAGTTTCTGTCCGAAAAGTCTCCCGTCGCAAAGCAAAATCAATCACATACGAGGAAGTCATTCAGCTCATTGACCAAATGAAGAGTAAATATCATGCATCTTCACTCTTTGGTAAGGAGAAAGATGCCAGCCTTAAAAGCTCACTGAGCGCAATAATGCAAAGTTACGGAGGCAAAGACTTATATCCTTCCATAGAAGAAAAAGCCGCAAACCTCCTTTACTTCCTGGTGAAAAACCACAGCTTTGTCGACGGGAACAAGAGAATTGCAGCCGCAGTCTTCCTTCGATTTGCAGAAAAGAATAACCTGATCCATGATAAAACAGGTAACCGACGTATTGCTGACAATGCATTAGTAGCCATGACCCTGATGATCGCAGAAAGCAGGCCAAAGGAAAAAGAAGTCATCACGGTGATGCTGACCAATTTAATAGCAGGAAAGTAA